A genome region from Tolypothrix sp. PCC 7712 includes the following:
- a CDS encoding WG repeat-containing protein has product MIFRDDNLASFELWISDITTYSVTNMKSHIHHPLILLVAITGITLFSTPSISSDTHQSISSITVKSTKENSLPQLWKVKINGKSGYIDRTGKLIVQPQFDYASSFYEGLAQVQVGEKWGYIDHTGKLVIKPQFDNCDRFLNGFARVKVGKKWGIIDSSSKFVAKPQFDNLEYLINGFALVAIGKQWGFVDNKGKLVIKPQFDSAWSFFESLAAVQIGKKWGFIDNKGKLVIKPQFDTAWSFSKGLAVVQVGKKWGFINPKGKLIIKPQFDSAWSFFEDLAAVQISKKSGYIDRTGKLVIKPQFDMTWLFENGLAQVIVGGKSGYIDRTGKLVIEPKFDKIGYFSEGLADVQIGGKWGYIDRTGKLAIAPQFDRAYSFSNGLAEVQVGEASGYIDRTGKYIWQPTQ; this is encoded by the coding sequence ATGATTTTTAGGGATGACAATTTAGCTAGTTTTGAGCTATGGATAAGTGACATTACTACTTATTCAGTCACAAATATGAAATCTCATATTCACCATCCCTTGATTTTGCTAGTAGCGATAACTGGGATAACATTGTTTTCAACACCATCTATATCTAGTGATACTCATCAATCAATATCTTCTATCACAGTTAAGTCTACAAAGGAGAATTCATTACCCCAGTTATGGAAGGTGAAAATTAACGGAAAATCTGGATATATTGATCGCACTGGGAAATTAATCGTTCAACCCCAGTTTGATTATGCTTCGTCGTTTTATGAGGGATTAGCTCAAGTTCAAGTAGGTGAGAAATGGGGATATATTGACCACACAGGTAAATTGGTCATCAAGCCACAGTTTGATAATTGCGATCGCTTTTTGAATGGTTTTGCTAGAGTCAAAGTTGGTAAAAAGTGGGGAATTATAGACAGTAGTAGTAAGTTTGTGGCTAAACCACAGTTTGATAATCTTGAATATTTGATCAATGGTTTTGCTTTAGTTGCTATCGGTAAACAATGGGGATTCGTTGATAATAAGGGTAAATTAGTCATCAAACCTCAATTTGACAGCGCTTGGTCATTCTTTGAGAGTTTGGCAGCAGTTCAAATTGGTAAAAAGTGGGGATTTATTGATAATAAAGGTAAATTAGTAATTAAACCTCAGTTTGATACTGCTTGGTCATTTTCTAAGGGTTTAGCAGTAGTACAAGTTGGTAAAAAATGGGGATTTATTAATCCAAAAGGCAAATTAATCATTAAACCCCAGTTTGACAGCGCTTGGTCATTTTTTGAGGATTTAGCAGCAGTTCAAATTAGCAAAAAATCGGGATATATTGACCGCACTGGTAAATTAGTCATTAAACCCCAATTTGATATGACTTGGCTTTTTGAGAATGGGTTAGCGCAAGTAATAGTTGGCGGAAAATCGGGATATATTGACCGTACAGGGAAACTAGTGATTGAACCAAAGTTTGATAAAATTGGTTATTTCTCCGAGGGATTAGCAGATGTACAAATTGGAGGTAAATGGGGATATATTGACCGCACTGGAAAATTAGCGATCGCACCACAGTTTGATAGAGCTTATTCCTTCTCTAATGGGTTAGCAGAAGTGCAAGTTGGAGAAGCATCTGGATATATTGACCGCACTGGTAAATATATTTGGCAACCAACCCAGTAA
- the tnpC gene encoding IS66 family transposase, translated as MNQNLPQDLDRESLNQLSKQELVEIIIEQSKVIGELQKTVLELQQEIERLKVSRDLDSKTSSKPPSGDILKKSENKKAAPQEESNHPKRKPGGQPGHQGKTRKGFGRVDRCEILRPSDCVCCGQKAFAAVAVKVEKQSVAQLVERPIEIVEYQRHTCQCEYCGNIQTASWSQDIIPGQDLGISLQAFLGWANNYAHMPYEKQQEMLWELGQIEIGLGTLVTTNERIQTAIQPSITELSNWVKQTQPNIHVDETPWSVKGVKEWLWVVANSEFCLFTAADTRSRAELEAILGAKYTGVISSDDFSVYNGYAVPEQQKCLAHLRRHFKKLIQLPGLHNQAIGEAFVDLIDEAFGNYAQWFETLDCASYNDWVNQFKSKLQQTLDDWINLAGATAGNLLRSLRDKASQWWYFLDNPEVPPDNNQAERSLRLAVTKRKVSGGSRSMERFQHTANLLTVVQTCRRQSLSVIDFFVQALIADSINSQSRPSLVPQF; from the coding sequence ATGAACCAAAACCTGCCTCAAGATTTAGACCGGGAAAGCTTGAACCAGTTATCGAAACAAGAACTGGTAGAGATAATCATTGAGCAGAGCAAGGTAATAGGTGAATTACAGAAAACAGTATTAGAACTACAGCAAGAAATAGAACGTTTAAAAGTCAGCAGAGATTTAGACAGCAAAACCTCATCTAAGCCGCCATCAGGGGACATCCTCAAAAAGAGTGAAAACAAAAAAGCAGCACCGCAAGAAGAATCAAATCATCCCAAAAGAAAGCCAGGTGGGCAACCAGGGCATCAAGGTAAGACCCGTAAGGGTTTTGGTAGAGTAGATCGTTGTGAAATCTTACGTCCAAGTGATTGTGTCTGTTGTGGTCAAAAAGCGTTTGCGGCTGTGGCAGTAAAAGTAGAAAAACAGTCTGTAGCGCAACTAGTGGAGCGTCCCATTGAAATAGTTGAGTATCAACGCCATACGTGCCAGTGTGAGTACTGTGGCAATATACAAACAGCCTCCTGGTCACAAGATATCATCCCAGGACAGGATTTAGGGATTTCTTTACAGGCATTTTTAGGATGGGCAAATAATTATGCACATATGCCCTATGAAAAACAGCAAGAAATGTTGTGGGAGTTAGGTCAAATTGAAATTGGGCTGGGAACTTTAGTCACCACAAATGAACGAATTCAAACAGCGATTCAACCAAGCATTACTGAGTTAAGTAATTGGGTAAAACAGACACAACCTAACATTCATGTGGATGAAACACCTTGGTCTGTCAAGGGAGTTAAAGAATGGTTGTGGGTAGTTGCCAATTCTGAGTTTTGCCTGTTTACTGCTGCTGACACTCGTTCCAGAGCAGAACTAGAAGCCATTTTAGGGGCTAAATATACAGGGGTAATCAGCAGCGATGATTTTAGTGTTTACAATGGCTATGCGGTGCCTGAGCAGCAGAAATGTTTGGCTCATCTACGCCGTCACTTCAAAAAACTAATTCAACTTCCAGGTCTTCACAACCAAGCTATTGGTGAAGCATTTGTGGATTTAATTGATGAAGCTTTTGGAAATTATGCCCAATGGTTTGAGACTCTTGACTGCGCCAGTTATAACGATTGGGTCAATCAATTCAAATCTAAATTGCAACAAACACTTGATGACTGGATTAACTTAGCCGGAGCTACAGCAGGAAACCTTTTACGTTCCTTGCGCGATAAAGCCTCCCAATGGTGGTATTTCCTTGACAACCCTGAAGTTCCTCCTGATAACAATCAAGCCGAGCGATCGCTGCGTTTGGCTGTGACAAAACGTAAAGTTAGTGGTGGTTCCCGTTCGATGGAGCGGTTTCAACATACTGCCAATTTGTTGACGGTGGTTCAAACCTGTCGTCGTCAAAGTCTGTCTGTTATTGATTTTTTTGTACAAGCACTAATTGCTGACTCTATTAATTCTCAGTCTCGCCCTTCTCTAGTTCCTCAATTTTAG
- a CDS encoding WG repeat-containing protein — MTSPLFRIVKNGKYGFIDKTGKIVIEPQFDLAWSFIDERAQIKINDKYGYIEPTGKLIIPPQFRLAFAFSNKLALVVVEDKYGYINTNGKLVIPPQFEEALAFKNGLAAVKIDEKWGYIDLSGKLVIQPQYEQALHFNEGLAAVKINNRWGYINSQGHIVIQPKFEEILGFSQGLAAVKIGDKYGYINQSGQIVILPKFDEAWEFTENLAVVKSGNKWGYINPSGERVIAPKFDMVTSFSEGLAAVKVDNKYGYIDTQGKIVIQPQFDLALSFKNELALVYLDGKAGYINKTGEFIWTPSNYYY; from the coding sequence GTGACAAGCCCACTATTTCGTATTGTTAAAAATGGCAAGTATGGTTTTATTGACAAAACTGGTAAAATAGTTATCGAGCCGCAGTTTGATTTAGCTTGGAGCTTTATCGACGAGCGAGCGCAGATTAAAATTAATGATAAATATGGGTATATCGAACCTACTGGCAAACTGATTATACCTCCACAATTTCGTTTAGCTTTTGCGTTCTCTAATAAACTCGCCTTAGTTGTAGTTGAAGATAAATATGGCTACATTAATACCAATGGGAAATTAGTAATTCCACCTCAATTTGAGGAAGCTTTAGCTTTTAAGAATGGGTTAGCAGCAGTGAAGATAGATGAGAAGTGGGGTTATATAGACTTGAGCGGTAAATTAGTCATTCAGCCGCAGTATGAACAAGCGCTACATTTTAACGAAGGATTAGCAGCAGTAAAAATTAATAATAGATGGGGCTATATAAATTCTCAAGGACATATAGTTATACAACCCAAGTTTGAAGAAATCTTAGGATTTTCACAAGGATTGGCAGCAGTAAAAATTGGTGATAAATATGGTTATATTAATCAATCTGGTCAAATTGTTATTTTACCAAAATTTGATGAGGCTTGGGAATTTACTGAAAATTTAGCAGTAGTAAAAAGCGGTAATAAATGGGGTTATATTAATCCTAGCGGAGAGAGGGTTATTGCTCCTAAATTTGATATGGTAACCTCATTTTCTGAAGGATTAGCTGCTGTCAAAGTTGATAATAAATATGGCTATATTGATACTCAAGGTAAAATAGTAATTCAGCCACAATTTGATTTGGCTCTGAGTTTTAAAAATGAACTGGCTTTAGTATATCTTGATGGCAAGGCTGGCTATATCAATAAAACCGGAGAGTTTATTTGGACTCCCAGTAATTACTATTACTAA
- a CDS encoding transposase: MYLDREFFCVPVIRWLQALDIPFEMPVIIRGKHGGTRQLIRGRRSYKTSYTLNSDKYGSVTFNVWIVCTYKNGKRRAHGREFFIYAIYKVKLSLHSIHDDYRLRFGIESSYRMKNQCRIKTTIKNPTIRLLFVALSFLIINIWIYLVWHYLSRLKRSSRQVLSHLFTLKQMLEFLRQTVDRNYGVACEVCLPSG, encoded by the coding sequence TTGTATTTAGACCGAGAATTCTTCTGTGTCCCAGTCATCAGATGGTTGCAAGCTCTCGACATTCCCTTTGAAATGCCAGTAATTATTCGAGGCAAACATGGCGGGACTAGACAATTGATTAGAGGGCGGCGTAGTTACAAGACCAGTTATACTTTAAACAGCGATAAGTATGGCTCAGTCACTTTTAATGTGTGGATAGTTTGTACATATAAAAATGGTAAAAGACGAGCGCATGGTCGGGAGTTTTTTATTTATGCTATTTATAAAGTTAAGCTGTCATTACATTCTATACATGATGACTACCGTCTCCGTTTTGGGATTGAGAGTAGCTATCGGATGAAAAACCAGTGTCGAATTAAAACTACTATTAAAAATCCTACTATTCGACTTTTATTTGTAGCTTTATCATTTTTAATTATTAATATTTGGATTTATCTAGTATGGCATTATCTTAGCCGTTTGAAAAGAAGCTCTAGACAAGTTCTTTCTCATCTATTTACCCTCAAACAAATGCTTGAATTTTTACGTCAAACAGTAGACCGCAACTATGGGGTAGCCTGCGAAGTTTGTTTACCATCTGGTTGA
- a CDS encoding type IV toxin-antitoxin system AbiEi family antitoxin codes for MLKCPQILKDSQKYLSEAAGVTLATTKKTLTNLSKLGYLQKQPEGKYRISNYTKLLERWEMGYAESLRPKLLLGSFSYVFSGKFTEIANKITQQAAEYDFLIAGELGAAIATSYLIPTSAILHIHPQANYRAIAAKLKLKPNPEGNITFLQNFEQVNQNANIHNYTNYYSRLEAQQKQIADPLFIHAELLLGNSDRLREAAEIIFTKFIQS; via the coding sequence TTGCTCAAATGTCCCCAGATATTAAAAGATTCCCAAAAATATTTATCAGAAGCTGCGGGAGTGACATTAGCTACTACCAAGAAAACATTAACTAACTTATCCAAATTAGGATACTTACAAAAACAACCAGAAGGAAAATATCGGATTAGCAACTATACAAAACTCCTGGAACGCTGGGAAATGGGCTATGCGGAAAGTTTACGTCCAAAATTGTTATTGGGTAGTTTTAGCTATGTTTTTTCAGGTAAATTTACAGAAATTGCTAACAAAATTACTCAACAAGCAGCCGAATATGATTTTTTAATCGCTGGGGAACTTGGTGCAGCGATCGCAACATCTTATCTGATTCCTACTAGCGCAATTTTACATATTCATCCCCAAGCGAATTATCGCGCAATTGCTGCAAAACTGAAACTCAAACCCAATCCAGAAGGAAATATTACTTTTTTACAAAACTTTGAACAGGTTAATCAAAATGCAAATATTCATAATTATACAAACTATTACAGCCGATTAGAAGCACAACAAAAACAAATTGCAGACCCGCTATTCATCCATGCCGAACTATTACTAGGAAATAGCGATCGCTTGCGAGAAGCAGCAGAAATAATTTTTACTAAATTTATTCAAAGTTAA